A region of the Electrophorus electricus isolate fEleEle1 chromosome 7, fEleEle1.pri, whole genome shotgun sequence genome:
TTGATCTCTTATGTTGTACAGCATATATCTTTGGAATTTCTTACAATATTTAAACAGTAAGTACTAGTATTTAATCATTACAGTACCACATTGACATCTGCATGCAGGCGATAGAACTATATTTCAGCTCTACAGTCATATAGTCATGTTGAAATAAAGGCAACCAGCCTTGAAGGTGGCACAATGGATCTGACAGGGTGTTCAGCAGAGGATTGTGGTTAGGAATAAGTGGTTTAAATTAAGCACTACTGACTGAGATCATCATGCAATAGTTTGACAACTTACATGCTCTTTTAAGTATGCaggtatatagtatgtagtaggtATGCAGTATTACCTGTAGTAAAATGTACTGAATCGTCTTACCTGTAGTAGGTATACAAATGTTGGTATGGTGTTACCTGTAGTCAGTTGTACACTAGGTGTTCAGTATGGTTGTTAACTGTGGTACATATACAGGTGTACAGTAGGGTTTTACCTGTAATAGGCATGTAATATTACGTTACCAGATGTACATTGTATTGTAACATGTATTAGATGTACAGGTGTACAGTATGGTGTTATCTTTAATAGATGTACAATATGGTATTAAATGTAGTAGATGTACAAGTGTACATTATGTTGTTACCCGTAGTAGATGTACAGGTGTACATACAGAATAATGTTACCTGTAGTAGATGTACAGGTAAACAGTATGGCGTTATTTGTAGTAGATGTATAGGTGTATAGTATGGTGTTACGCGTAGCAGGGGTACAGTATTACCTGGCCATTGCTGAAGCCCTCAAAGCCATCATGAACTGCAAACATAGTGTGGCCCTCAGTGATGCCCACCCTGACCGCAGAACGGACCGCCGCATTCATCCCTGCTGCTGGGGCTCCCACGTTTAGCACAGCCACATTAAATGCACTCTGGAGCAGGAAAGAAAGAGTTAGCACATGCACACTTTCATCAGCAGAAAATGTAGTGATTGTCTGAGACTAGTGAAAAGCAGTTCTATTAACACTGGTTAGTACAGCTATGTGCACGCACAGATAAAGAAACAGAGCTGGAGCCAGTGTCACAATCAAAGGAGACCTGTTTAATTCGGTTTAATTAACTCACTCAGTACACCAATATGTAATTCTCTTAAATGAAACTTTTATGAAATTTGATGCATTTCAATTAATTAAGTCAATTCATTCAGCATCCCGTTGGACCATAGTTCTGTTCTCTTTTGTTGTTCTATTCTACTGTGACGTAAAGAAGGCTGTATATAGACAATTATATAGACAAtggtcactgctgtgtgtgtctgtgtgtctttgataGTGGGTACATACACAGTGTGGACCCTCCTTTGCACTTTCCCCATGCTTAACTTTACAAACCCAGAAGAATGTCAttcatcattattgttgttaatgtCTTATTGTGCTTAACTTAGaaaatgtatgtgttgtatatatAGGGTGTGCTGCTATCTGCAGTTTCATGCATTTGGTTGGCTAAGACCTTGTACGGGGGGGCCTTATACAGTACACATTTAACTAGATTGAATACATGTAGTGATCAATTCactatacacacaaaatatacaatgaATAGCTATAGGATTTTTATATAATAGGTACTCAAAACCCTTAGGTTCCTTAGGTGCTCAGAAGTGTGTAAGACTCACCTTCGGCATCACTGAGTCTGTTTTCCGGTAAGAGAGCAGCTTGTAGGTGTTCAGGTTGTTTTCAAAACTCCTTAAGGATTTCACAAAGGTATGTCACAGTCATTCAGCCATTTCCTATCATCGTAATGGCATTTAAGAAGGCCAGTGGCATTGTTTCAGCTCCAAATGAAATTCAGAAGTTTTTAAAGACTACAACTGAATAAAATTCTCAATGAAAGCCTTCCATGCTAAGAGGAACCAAGCAGAGCTATAAAACAGAACTGACATGACACATGATATGTACAGATGGCTTAATGGCTGGATTGAGGGAGGGATACCGTTGTACCTGCCACGCAGTTTTACGGCTTCCTCAAAGTTCTTCTTATCCATGGCCTTCTGTACTGCCTGAGTCTGCATCGTGCATACATACACgttttttatgtaaataaaagaaaagtaaatattatacttaataatagcaataatccATTCCTTGGACCAAAGTCATCTTTAGCATTCCAGTGTGTCAGTATATACATGTACATCATACTCCAAGTGTTCTTGTGTTTCAAATCCTCTGTGTTATTAGTGATGTAACAAATGGACAATTTAGTGATGTAACCAAGTTAAAGCAAAATCACTCTCTTATGATACAGTTAGAAAGTGCTAATCTGTAATGCATGCCAGTCAGGCTTTCATTTTCAAGATCACACAGACATTTCAGAATTGCTCATATGGGAAGCCAAGGGCATCTGCACTTGTGTGGTATGGACTTTACAAATCGGCTATGCACAGTGATGCTGTAAAAAGAGCTCATTCTGCAGTGCAAGTGCCCAGTGTGATGGCTGAGAGCAGTGTGATGGGATGAAAagtgacacacatgcacactcacacacatgcacacacaaattcacatgcccaaacacaaagacatggcACTAACCATCTGCACACACTCCATGAGAGGCAGCCGCACAGCCTGGTTTCCACATAGAGACACCACACAGGCAGGAGTGTCCGAAGATGCCTCCAAAAGGGCTAAAACTGCCTCGACCCCCATCCTACTGGcctagagcgagagagagaaagcgagacagagagacagagtggagaggcagagggaaggagagatagggagacagaaagaagaaaacaggaaTATCAAATTGCATATCAAGATACTTGACCATCATCCAACTATGTTAGGCTCCAGATCGTACCAGGATTCTGTCGAAGGCAGAAGGCGTGCCTCCCCTCTGCACGTGGCCCAGGATGGTGACGCGTGTATCAAAGCCTAAACATCCCACCACCAGCTAAAATGCAGATAACACCATCAGTGCCAGTGACTGCActgaacacaatacacacatgcatatagtCTTCAGGTGGACACTGTTACGCACAAGCTCCACATCACGCATTCGCTCAGATGTAACGCATGAGATAGACGGAGCAATGCACTCAGTCTGTTCATATGAAAGCTCACAGGTATGCTCCTAACCAACGTCGGCCTAGAAAGTGTTCATGTTGAAACATGGTGGACGACGGTGAAGAGTGAAAGGACagacaaggcaagtttattGATGTTTCTTACACAGTGGCAGCTCAAAGAGCGAACATGCACACTGTTTGAGGTTTAGCAGAAACAGGTTTCACCTTAAGACAAATGTGTCACAGAGGAGGTTCCCAATCCATTCTGAGAAGTTATGTCTACATATAGCTGCACTCCAAAGCCCATGTTCAACTGACATCAGTACTCAAAATTTGCACCGGCCTCAGGTATGTTGAGAGCTGGGATCCAATAAAAACATGGCCATTGGTACAGGTGCTTGCAGTGCACTCTGAGCCTCTGGGTTGGAGCAGGGATTACTGGTCCTTCTCCTGGAGGGCTGCTTTTCTATAGAATTCAGTCCCAGTTCACATTCAACACAGCTGATCCAGTACCAGGTTTCCAAGGTCTTCTGAAGACACAGGTCACTTAGTTTAGATGAGTTGTTTGATCACATGGACTCCAGGGTTTTTGTTGTCACTGATAACCCCCCCCAAGATCAAAATAAGCTGAGTGTGTTAGATCAAGGAAGGTAGTAAATCACACAATGATTGGAAAATGGTAGTCAAGCATTAGAGCATGCAGTAACAGCAGTTCAACCCCATGCCAGGGGGTGTTTTGAGGGGTAGCATGCAGGCGGTGAGGGCAAAACTGACAGAGATCTGCTCCAGCTGGGCAGTACTTACATCCTTCACATAGTCTGTAGTTATGACCCGGTTGTGTGAGTCTATGGCTCCTTCTGCTACTATGATGATATTAAGCCTTTTCTTATCCGCTCGGTTCTACGGGAgttaaaaaaacatacacacacgcaccccaaACATACAGAAAggcaccatacacacaccatgcacatgCCATACACACAGCAGTAGTTGAAATAATCACATCTTTGACTGCATGAGATGTGATGTTCGTTCCATGTATGTCTATGGCCCCTTCTGTAGTTATGGGTGTGATCAAATTTAGTTTTGTGaaactttgtgtttgtgtggtttttcaGATgcttgtggttttgtgtgtgtgtgtgtgtgtgtgcttgtgtgtgtgtgcgtgtagaaATGTGTGTAAACTAACCTACTTTCATATGTTCATAAATCTATGTGTTTGCATGACTGTATGCAAAATGttgtgcatgcatttattttgagtgtgtgtacaggggtTTGAAGTTTGAAGCAAAGAATGTACATACCATCaggctattgtgtgtgtgtgtgctacctcTGATAGTTTTTGACACATTTGGTCCTCCCAGCCATCTTCTGGAGGCATTTCAGGAATCAGCACCCAGTCTGCACCACAGGCTAAAGCACTGACTAAGGCAagatacctacacacacacacgcacacacacacacacacaatagcctGATGGTATGTACATTCTTTGCCATGCTAAGTTTATACACAATacatagaatatttaaaaacacaatatttatatGTAAGCACATCCTCACCCGCAGTGTCTGCCCATCACCTCCAGTACAAATGTTCTCTGATGGCTACAGCATAAACACAACATTCAAAAATggaacacaacataacacacaacaTAATACACAAACCAAATACTTCATCAGCTGGCTCTGGCTAAGCTGTGTAGTGTGCTTCTGGTGTGTtccaaaaatgtacatttgcattgctgcgtctgttcatgtgtgtgtatccatgttTGTCCCTGTATGCATGCATCAGTGaaagtttgtgtgcatgcaaatgtacaTGTGAgaatacatgtacatgtgagAATAGctgcttgctggtgtgtgtatgtgtatgtttgtatttgtttattgtgtctTTGGCCATTTATGTATGGCTTTAAATATTATCTTTATATTATCAAATATCACTTAAGTGCTTCTGTTTCACTATCTTGTTGTTTTTACTTAAATATACTCagtgttttgtatatgtgtgcctATGTGAGTTCTTGTATCTAAGCAGTGAGTATGTTtgcatgctggtgtgtgtctgtgtacgtgccTGTATACATAACTGTGATAATTCTAGTGTACCAGGGCACTGCCTTGgcatatgcatatacattcaGCATTTGTGGAAACACATGCAGtgctttatttgtttagttatatgtgcactgggtgtgtgtgtatgtgtgtgtgtgtgtgtgtgtgtgtgtgtgtgtgtatatgcgtgatTGTGCAGGCAGTCACTGCATCTACATGTGTAAATACTTGTGTGTACCTCTGTGCTGTGGTCATTATGGCATCCACCACCTCTATGATCCTGTGCAGGGCGGAGTCAGTGCCAATGGTCATGTCTGTTCCGCAGAAGTCATTATCTATGGAGCCCACCATGCCCACAATGTGAAGCACAGAGTGCATTTCAGCTGCTGCCTCATCTATCTGACCTGTGGCAAGGAAGGacataaaacaaagacatcaaataaagacaaaaaaagaattttcccataacacacacaaatatgcagaagcagcagcatTGGTTCTGTCCATTAGTTCTGAGGGCACCACATTTTTGGATTTTCCCTGCTTACTCATGCCTGAATCAACTCATGGAAGGCTTAACAATGATGTGATGAACTGAATAAGTTATAGCAGAGCAGTAAAGTACATTTGTCCCTAAGGCCAATCACTGTTTTAGATAGGGAAAAGTATAGCTTTAGGATCCTTTAATATGTAGGATCAATTCTGGGTGGTGTGTTCTTAACTTTAGGTCAAGTTCAAACTGTGTTGATTGTGTTTTTCTAGTGTTTGATTCTGTGGGCATGTCATCTCATAACATGTGTATGTTAATGCTCGTGTTTTGTAGTATATGTGATGCCGGATTTCATGGAGCTCTCCAGTTGCTCTACTATTTGTGTAAGTCAATCAAGCAGTAAATCAGGTATGTATAACTATATTACAATATTTtccaataaaacattaacaagaaATGAGATTTCACAGGAGGAATCAAGAGGAATTATCTACAAAAGAATaactggaaagaaaaatgtaatgactTATAAAGTCTCTTATATTCTTTGATCAATCACACTGTTGATCTACAGGATACCTCTTCCTCTGTGGCATCTGTGATCTACTGTTGTCCTATTGATCTATTGAACACTTTAAATGAGCTGTCCAGCTGTCCTCTTTTACCTAATTCCACAAGCTCCTTTAATAGGCCATTCCATTCCTCTCTGAATAGATTAGCCCCAGTCAGACTGCCATCTCCACCAATCACACAAAGATTTGTGATTCCGAGGCGCACCAAGTTTAATGCTGCGCGGAGACGGCCCTCGTGTGTTCGGAAATCTTTACAGCGTGCACTGCCAATCACAGTgccgccctgcacacacaaacacacttatgcacatacacacatatgtacacaggCACATTTGCATATAACTCATGAACaagcaggaaaacacacatacctatGCCTGGAAACACTATAGAACTGCATTCTAAATACCTTCTTTATCAGTTCTGCATGTTACTGTCTGCAGTGCCCAGCTGATAAATCTGGCTGTCAAATACAAAGCTGGACCATTCATACAGTCTCACATTTCAGAGTTTTTACTACAATACACATATAGAACTTTTTAAGAGTTTAGACCAGAGGAAATACTGTGCAATAACATTACCACAATCTCTGACGTATAAGGACAACACAGTAAAATATTACCCAAACTACATCCAAACCGCAATTTAGTTTCCAACAAATAAATCCATAACTAGCACAATTTACGATTACGCACCACTTGCAGCATACTGGAGACACTCTCCCATGTAGCCTCCTTGATGTTATCACCTCCATCTACCATGCCCTGATAACCCtgcaaaacagaacatttcattcatcttttaTCTCTCAATTGAACTGGTAAATTATTCTTAATTCTCTAAAAGCCTAATTCAACTCTTAATTAACCTGAAGTATTAGGCTTTCATCTGTGCCAACACTTTACACCAGTTCAAATAAATTCACATTCACTTTATATGGAAACATTTCTGCCTTGTCatcaaatatgtttgtgtgagattCAAATTTGTAGATCACATTTGCAAATATTGAGAGTGTAACAATACGATCCACTGCTGATCCCAAGGGGTCAAGCATGAGGACGGATGTGATACTGCAGAACTATTTTTATCCTCATGGTTGGAAACAACCGTTTGTTTAAATGAATATGGTGGAAGTGTGTTAAGTAATTTCTGTGCCATTTGTAatccaaaaaaacacacatttgatgaataaacactttaaaaccatttaaattacaatgaatgctgttttatttatgtttagaGCTGGAACATTCTTTTGTACTCATCTAAACTCCATTCAGCATTGGGGAGTGGGAGGGCTaatgtataaaattatattatagCATGTTACAAAGACAGCAATTTTCTTGTAACATTAGCAGTGTAGATTATAACAATAGCAGTAACCAATGGCAGTGTGTATGCTACAACTGTAAGGTTTTATGTAACTTTATATTATAAGCAATTAGTGTATTGTAGCACATTAATACCTTTGCAACATTTGCTATGTGTATGTTAGAACAGTAGCAATGTTATCTATACACCAAAGAGCTTTAATTTTGGACCTCAAATCCAATTTgtggtcctggattttgtaatcacaaCATGGGTGTTTAGGTTCTCTAGTAAAATTATTAGTTACAGTGCCACCAATGTAACATACACACTGGAAATGTTACAGACATATTACTATTGTGGTATCACACAAATAACATTACAATGTGTATGTAGGAACAATACCAATATGTGTAAGCATTACAAGCAATGTGCACATAACCATATCTATGTACATAGTCTTGTTTTCTTACCTCGTGGATGAAATACACTTTTGCTCTTACATAAATTCCCATTCTGACCACTGCCCTTACAGCTGCATTCATtcctacagacagacaggaagagagtatgaatatttccttttaaaaaaagtagcttttttttttactataaaGCCCAACTCTGACATTTTTGACTATTTGTCAGTTTTACAACTAACATCACAATTGGATATTTTCCCCAAATAATTTAGCACTGTAAAAAGACCCTTggtgtgcttttgtgtataCCAACATCTAGATCAGTGTGTTCTAGTACACTAATGTGGTAATAACAATACCAGGAGTGTTCTTATCCCATCAATCAGACATTTCTGGTTTTCAAGTGGACCACAGCAGATCAGTAATCTCAAAGTGGGCACTGTAGTGGCTAATAGCATCTATTAGCTAATAGCATTAAGCCTGAGTAATCACACACGGATGATTCATAGGCCAACCTCCATACTAATAAAAACTGTGTAAACAGGTTAAAAAAGGGGGTGAACGAAAAACATAAGGAGGTGGCGAGACAGGGACAGGAGAGCGAGTGAAAGAGTAACAGAGAGAAGTTTTCCTTGTTTAAATCATACATATTAGATTACACGTTTTATGTCTTACATATTATGGTAACACTGGAAAGAACTTAGTTTTGTTACTAAAGCGCTATATTTTTTGCTCCTTGTTTCGGGATGCTGAGCTCGTCGCTGTAGTGACGCATTGTAGCGTGCCCGGCCGCCTCGCGCTACTATTTGCCTCCCATCACGTACACCCGATCGAAATGCGCGCTCCAAACGGCACGATGCGGGTTTCCATGGGTGGTTTCCATACTAACAGTTGCCAGACCCATTCTCTGTAACAAAACAAACTGTGCTGCAAATGAATAGAGTGTATCGATCGAATTGTTATTCTAGTTTCGATATTTAATTCTTAACCATTAAGCGCTTTTCTTGAAACAACTCATCAAACCCCACTGCATTATATCTGCACTAGCATTGCTTTCCAGTCCTGAGCCGGCGATGCTTCCCGTACGCGCGGTGCGCTCCAGCGCACCGAAAGGTCAGCGTAACAGCGCACAGTGTGCGTGTAATGCAACCACTGGGATGTCATAGTTCCAGTTACAGTCCACAAATGACGTAAGGCTAGGATTCCAAGGTGATTCTAAAATGGTTCCAGGTAAGAAAAGCCAGTCGTCCGACCTTGGCTTCTGCTGGGGAAAACCGATACCGCAAGAAGCAGGTTCAGTGttacacataaaacatactATTGGACTAATTGTAATGAGTCAGAAGTACATCAGAAATTTCCACCAGAAAGAGAATGATGAATAAGAGTCAATTTTCTGCACTATGTAGGAAGCTAAGATGACTGATGCTAGTTGTATGGTAACACATCTGCAAAGTGCAGTAGGCCAACATGTTGCACCTCCGCTTTTTTAGCAGTATGCAATAGCTTTATAGCACTTTTAAGAAAACCATTAAACATGCTTACTCGCCAAACTCCATGCATTCCATTACACGACGAGAAGCGTCACTAAGTCTAATAATCCGTTTATAACCGGAATATTCGCTTACCTTGAGCATCCCCGCCGCTCGTGAGGACGCCGATGGCCTTTCCGGCTCCGGAAAGATTCTCGAAGAATTTTTTAGAATCTGGCATTGTTAGGGCGATACGTTCTCCAACGTGATGTGTTTCCCGCTAAATTTGCTTAACGAAACaatatcttttttttgcttggcACGGTCTAGAAGAATGTGAATCCGTGAATCAGCGCCGGATGTCTCTTCTTGTGCGTGCGTCCCTCATTCATTGGAAAATTCAGCGGCAGGGTGTGAAAGCCTGTACTAGACTGACAGCGTCTCCAGCCAATGGGCTTATGGTTCATGTGTTCCGTAAGCAAAATTAGGTTGATTATAATTGCAATGTATCCTCGGGTAAATGAGTAACTGTTATATGTTATTTCTTCATTAGTGAGTGACAAACTTTATTATCCATATAATACAGTAAGAGGTTAAATAGTTGGCAGTATTTCTGCATCAGACAATGAACTGGAATTGTGAACTATTCAAGGTTACACCGAATAgctgaatatattttattaatacaatCGTACAAAAGTCCCAGGTGTCCATGTTGCTGGACGCCTTccacttgtgtgtatgtgtgccacAGTACCTACAGTACTGCACAATAACTCAGTAGAAATACCCCGCAAAGATAATAACATGAGAAGGAATCTGCATGTCCCTATTCTCATCTagctttttttaatcttttgtccTCTTATGGGTGTGAGCAGGACAATGCTTAAAACCCGGAGATCCGCCCAGACATGCCTATAataggagaaaaggagagcaagaaagggagaCGTGGTTGAAAAAGGATAGAAGGGGCAGGAGAGAAAGCTGATATATGGACATAGGCACGCAAATGCAACCTTGCTGTTATTCACAGCCT
Encoded here:
- the pfkpb gene encoding ATP-dependent 6-phosphofructokinase, platelet type isoform X2, whose translation is MPDSKKFFENLSGAGKAIGVLTSGGDAQGMNAAVRAVVRMGIYVRAKVYFIHEGYQGMVDGGDNIKEATWESVSSMLQVGGTVIGSARCKDFRTHEGRLRAALNLVRLGITNLCVIGGDGSLTGANLFREEWNGLLKELVELGQIDEAAAEMHSVLHIVGMVGSIDNDFCGTDMTIGTDSALHRIIEVVDAIMTTAQSHQRTFVLEVMGRHCGYLALVSALACGADWVLIPEMPPEDGWEDQMCQKLSENRADKKRLNIIIVAEGAIDSHNRVITTDYVKDLVVGCLGFDTRVTILGHVQRGGTPSAFDRILASRMGVEAVLALLEASSDTPACVVSLCGNQAVRLPLMECVQMTQAVQKAMDKKNFEEAVKLRGRSFENNLNTYKLLSYRKTDSVMPKSAFNVAVLNVGAPAAGMNAAVRSAVRVGITEGHTMFAVHDGFEGFSNGQIKEIKWGDVGGWTGQGGSLLGTKRTLPVKHMDKIAEQMRIHNINALLVIGGFEAYLGLLELLAARFRHPELCVPMVMIPATVSNNIPGSDLSIGADTALNAITATCDRIKQSASGTKRRVFIIETMGGYCGYLATVGALAAGADAAYIYEEPFDIRDLQCNVEHLTEKMKTSIQRGLVLRNECCNDNFTTDFIYQLYSEEGKGVFDCRKNVLGHMQQGGAPSPFDRNYGTKIAAKAMQWISKKLKEFYVEGRVFANTEDSACLLGMRRRALVFQPVTQLKDETDFVHRIPKEQWWLKLRPLMKILAKYKTSYDVSDAGQLEHVAGLRTIEENGREKEGEEE
- the pfkpb gene encoding ATP-dependent 6-phosphofructokinase, platelet type isoform X1 translates to MPDSKKFFENLSGAGKAIGVLTSGGDAQGMNAAVRAVVRMGIYVRAKVYFIHEGYQGMVDGGDNIKEATWESVSSMLQVGGTVIGSARCKDFRTHEGRLRAALNLVRLGITNLCVIGGDGSLTGANLFREEWNGLLKELVELGQIDEAAAEMHSVLHIVGMVGSIDNDFCGTDMTIGTDSALHRIIEVVDAIMTTAQSHQRTFVLEVMGRHCGYLALVSALACGADWVLIPEMPPEDGWEDQMCQKLSENRADKKRLNIIIVAEGAIDSHNRVITTDYVKDLVVGCLGFDTRVTILGHVQRGGTPSAFDRILASRMGVEAVLALLEASSDTPACVVSLCGNQAVRLPLMECVQMTQAVQKAMDKKNFEEAVKLRGRSFENNLNTYKLLSYRKTDSVMPKSAFNVAVLNVGAPAAGMNAAVRSAVRVGITEGHTMFAVHDGFEGFSNGQIKEIKWGDVGGWTGQGGSLLGTKRTLPVKHMDKIAEQMRIHNINALLVIGGFEAYLGLLELLAARFRHPELCVPMVMIPATVSNNIPGSDLSIGADTALNAITATCDRIKQSASGTKRRVFIIETMGGYCGYLATVGALAAGADAAYIYEEPFDIRDLQCNVEHLTEKMKTSIQRGLVLRNECCNDNFTTDFIYQLYSEEGKGVFDCRKNVLGHMQQGGAPSPFDRNYGTKIAAKAMQWISKKLKEFYVEDKGRVFANTEDSACLLGMRRRALVFQPVTQLKDETDFVHRIPKEQWWLKLRPLMKILAKYKTSYDVSDAGQLEHVAGLRTIEENGREKEGEEE